One stretch of Centroberyx gerrardi isolate f3 chromosome 13, fCenGer3.hap1.cur.20231027, whole genome shotgun sequence DNA includes these proteins:
- the LOC139929242 gene encoding endophilin-A2-like isoform X1, whose amino-acid sequence MSVAGFKKQFYKASQMVSEKVGGAEGTKLDEDFKDLERRADVTSKAVVDVICKTSEYLQPNPASRAKLTMLNTVSKIRGQVKSPGYPQPEGLLGECMTKYGREMGEDTNFGGALVDVGESMKRLAEVKDSLDIDVKQNFIDPLQAVAEKDIKDIQHHLKKLEGRRLDYDYKKKRQGKIPDEELRQALEKFHESKELAESSMHNLLETDVEQVSQLSSLVESQLQYHKQAAQILEELSDKLRERVNEAQTRPRREYTPKPKPAPAFDFGEAEHSNGGYTPSQTNPPSYSAAPALYPGSSFQRTSMKSRPPEPCCKALYDFEPENEGELAFREGDIITLTTRIDENWFEGTVRGQSGYFPNNYVEVVVPLLH is encoded by the exons ATGTCTGTTGCGGGATTCAAGAAGCAATTCTACAAAGCAAGCCAG ATGGTCAGTGAGAAGGTTGGAGGAGCTGAGGGAACCAAACTGGATGAAGACTTCAAGGACCTGGAGAGG AGAGCTGATGTCACCAGCAAAGCAGTGGTGGATGTCATCTGTAAAACCTCAGAGTACCTCCAGCCCAACCCGGCATCGAGAGCTAAGCTGACCATGCTCAACACGGTGTCCAAAATCCGAGGGCAGGTGAAGAGCCCGGGCTACCCGCAGCCTGAGGGCCTCCTGGGGGAGTGCATGACCAAGTACGGACGGGAGATGGGCGAGGACACTAACTTCG GTGGGGCTCTAGTGGACGTAGGAGAGTCGATGAAGAGGCTGGCCGAGGTCAAGGACTCTCTGGATATCGATGTCAAGCAGAACTTTATTGACCCGCTGCAGGCAGTCGCTGAAAAGGACATTAAAGACATCCAG CACCACCTGAAGAAACTGGAAGGCCGCCGTCTGGACTATGATTACAAGAAGAAGCGTCAGGGGAAGATCCCAGACGAAGAGCTCAGACAGGCCCTGGAGAAATTCCATGAGTCCAAGGAGCTGGCGGAAAGCTCCATGCACAACCTGCTGGAGACAGAC gTGGAGCAGGTGAGTCAGCTGTCCTCTTTGGTGGAGTCTCAGCTGCAGTACCACAAGCAGGCCGCGCAGATCCTGGAGGAGCTGTCTGACAAACTTAGAGAAAG GGTGAACGAAGCCCAGACTCGTCCAAGGCGTGAATACacccccaaacccaaacccgCACCCGCCTTTGACTTCGGAGAGGCAGAGCACTCCAACGGAGGATACACACCTTCCCAAACAAACCCTCCATCCTACTCTGCTG CCCCAGCACTATATCCAGGTTCATCCTTCCAAAGAACCTCGATGAAGAGCAGACCGC cTGAGCCATGCTGTAAGGCCCTGTACGACTTTGAGCCGGAGAACGAGGGAGAGCTGGCCTTCCGCGAGGGCGACATCATCACCCTGACCACTCGAATCGATGAGAATTGGTTCGAGGGAACCGTTCGCGGCCAGTCGGGATACTTCCCCAACAACTACGTGGAAGTGGTGGTGCCTCTGCTGCACTGA
- the stap2a gene encoding signal-transducing adaptor protein 2a, translated as MAAAPVKQRSGPGGPRAQLPPCYYEGYLEKRGPKEKASRRLWTCLCGNALFFFNNAKDTHYVEKLDLGGFVSLKDDCSRDRNLEAARLILRMKDGETKLTAPNLESRELWKGFLYSVIDLNVPACLTLLPGQLQMLREVVDKERCRRRTRTPTRAPPSPLSVPLVGEIPPCFRPVSRTEAEVLLERHPDCGNMLLRPGRDGCSLAVTTRQDLNGSVFRHYRVTQRDQGGYVIDVENPIPCATLHEVIDALVEKTAGTLQPFLLEEPYEENITYVSSNDENGERMLHTAPLSPLPKAPALPPKQDRWPSKPLSRSPAPDRRILTSPVPSSPTNPMRRLILSPSPLAQTLNEELKLKLEKRRASQE; from the exons ATGGCGGCTGCACCCGTCAAGCAGCGCTCCGGGCCAGGGGGACCCCGGGCGCAGCTCCCGCCCTGCTACTATGAAGGCTACCTGGAGAAGCGGGGACCGAAAGAAAAG GCATCCAGGCGACTGTGGACCTGTCTGTGTGGGAATGCACTGTTTTTCTTCAATAATGCTAAGGACACTCAT tATGTGGAGAAGCTGGACCTCGGTGGGTTTGTGTCCCTGAAGGACGACTGCAGCCGAGACAGGAACCTGGAGGCAGCCAGGCTCATCCTGCGCATGAAGGATGGAGAGACCAAACTTACA GCACCCAACTTGGAATCAAGGGAGCTGTGGAAGGGTTTCCTCTACTCCGTTATAGAC cTGAATGTACCGGCCTGCCTCACGCTGCTGCCCGGCCAGCTGCAGATGCTGAGGGAGGTGGTGGACAAAGAAAGGTGCAGACGGAGAACACGCACCCCCACACGCGCTCCGCCCTCGCCTCTCTCTGTGCCTTTAGTAGGAGAGATCCCGCC gtgtttcCGACCGGTGTCCCGAACAGAAGCTGAAGTCCTGCTGGAGAGACATCCAGACTGTGGCAACATGCTGCTCCGTCCAGGCAGAGACGGATGCTCGCTGGCTGTCACCACTCGGCAGGACCTCAACGG cTCGGTGTTCAGACACTACCGCGTGACCCAGAGggaccaaggaggttatgttatCGATGTAGAAAATCCA ATTCCCTGTGCTACACTTCACGAGGTCATCGACGCCCTGGTAGAGAAGACTGCAGGGACGCTGCAGCCTTTCCTCCTGGAGGAGCCTTATGAGGAGAATATCA CGTACGTTTCCTCCAACGATGAGAACGGAGAGAGGATGCTCCACACCGCCCCTCTCAGCCCCCTGCCAAAAGCTCCTGCCCTGCCCCCAAAACAAG ATCGTTGGCCCAGTAAACCCCTGTCCAGGTCGCCCGCCCCCGACCGCCGCATCCTGACCTCCCCGGTGCCGTCGTCGCCCACCAACCCAATGAGACGCCTcatcctctccccttcccctctaGCACAGA CGCTCAACGAGGAACTCAAATTGAAGCTGGAGAAGAGACGAGCCAGTCAGGAGTGA
- the LOC139929242 gene encoding endophilin-A2-like isoform X2, which yields MSVAGFKKQFYKASQMVSEKVGGAEGTKLDEDFKDLERRADVTSKAVVDVICKTSEYLQPNPASRAKLTMLNTVSKIRGQVKSPGYPQPEGLLGECMTKYGREMGEDTNFGGALVDVGESMKRLAEVKDSLDIDVKQNFIDPLQAVAEKDIKDIQHHLKKLEGRRLDYDYKKKRQGKIPDEELRQALEKFHESKELAESSMHNLLETDVEQVSQLSSLVESQLQYHKQAAQILEELSDKLRERVNEAQTRPRREYTPKPKPAPAFDFGEAEHSNGGYTPSQTNPPSYSAAEPCCKALYDFEPENEGELAFREGDIITLTTRIDENWFEGTVRGQSGYFPNNYVEVVVPLLH from the exons ATGTCTGTTGCGGGATTCAAGAAGCAATTCTACAAAGCAAGCCAG ATGGTCAGTGAGAAGGTTGGAGGAGCTGAGGGAACCAAACTGGATGAAGACTTCAAGGACCTGGAGAGG AGAGCTGATGTCACCAGCAAAGCAGTGGTGGATGTCATCTGTAAAACCTCAGAGTACCTCCAGCCCAACCCGGCATCGAGAGCTAAGCTGACCATGCTCAACACGGTGTCCAAAATCCGAGGGCAGGTGAAGAGCCCGGGCTACCCGCAGCCTGAGGGCCTCCTGGGGGAGTGCATGACCAAGTACGGACGGGAGATGGGCGAGGACACTAACTTCG GTGGGGCTCTAGTGGACGTAGGAGAGTCGATGAAGAGGCTGGCCGAGGTCAAGGACTCTCTGGATATCGATGTCAAGCAGAACTTTATTGACCCGCTGCAGGCAGTCGCTGAAAAGGACATTAAAGACATCCAG CACCACCTGAAGAAACTGGAAGGCCGCCGTCTGGACTATGATTACAAGAAGAAGCGTCAGGGGAAGATCCCAGACGAAGAGCTCAGACAGGCCCTGGAGAAATTCCATGAGTCCAAGGAGCTGGCGGAAAGCTCCATGCACAACCTGCTGGAGACAGAC gTGGAGCAGGTGAGTCAGCTGTCCTCTTTGGTGGAGTCTCAGCTGCAGTACCACAAGCAGGCCGCGCAGATCCTGGAGGAGCTGTCTGACAAACTTAGAGAAAG GGTGAACGAAGCCCAGACTCGTCCAAGGCGTGAATACacccccaaacccaaacccgCACCCGCCTTTGACTTCGGAGAGGCAGAGCACTCCAACGGAGGATACACACCTTCCCAAACAAACCCTCCATCCTACTCTGCTG cTGAGCCATGCTGTAAGGCCCTGTACGACTTTGAGCCGGAGAACGAGGGAGAGCTGGCCTTCCGCGAGGGCGACATCATCACCCTGACCACTCGAATCGATGAGAATTGGTTCGAGGGAACCGTTCGCGGCCAGTCGGGATACTTCCCCAACAACTACGTGGAAGTGGTGGTGCCTCTGCTGCACTGA
- the cactin gene encoding splicing factor Cactin, protein MGPRKRRRSRSRSRSRNREQRNRTKPSRSRSPEERKGRSRSADSKRNARRRGRSGSGDSSSSGGSAGRHRPQHRDHPGSRSDPERRGAHRPTTRSRDPSSSDSDDPKLGRRKENESRREAPGERRRGRSPSPSESRGGSSDRERRRRRSPDRGSPIRDRDRQRRERDRERERWRSNSRDRERQGDGDRSRDRRQGSEDRERERRERSSGRGEGDRRRPLSGSPDSSDSSGSERDSRGGSPGGKGSGHVDKEEKKKQKDMLKALETPEEKRARRLAKKEAKERKKREKMGWSEEYMGYTNADNPFGDNNLLGTFKWQKALDKKGIGHLGEKDLKDRNKRIQEENRRELQKVKQLRLEREREKAMRETELEMLQREKEAEHFKTWAEQEDNFHLHQAKLRSKIRIRDGRAKPIDLLAKYISAEDDDLAVEMHEPYTFLNGLTVTDMDDLLEDIKVYMELEQGKNVDFWRDMTTITEDEISKLRKLEASGKGPGDRREGINTSVSTDVQMVFKGKTYSQLQALHLNIETKIRAGGSNLDIGYWESLLQQVRVYMARARLRERHQDVLRQKLFKLKQEQGVESEPLFPIIKEEPEDEEAETERAREAAAEEPGPSSSSPATNENKETEEEQDEEERPTTSTAGQAKQDDDAEEKGSEKDEEEKGEVVEAVLTEEDLIQQSQAEYDSGRYSPTLLTSSELPLDTHTITPEEDTHRLHLARRQLQVTGDASESAEDAFVRRAKEGMGNDEAQFSVELPITGKMYLWADKYRPRKPRFFNRVHTGFEWNKYNQTHYDFDNPPPKIVQGYKFNIFYPDLINKRSTPQYFLEPSPDNKDFGILRFHAGPPYEDIAFKIVNREWEYSHRHGFRCQFANGIFQLWFHFKRYRYRR, encoded by the exons ATGGGTCCGAGAAAGCGTCGTCGATCCCGGTCTAGGTCCCGAAGTCGGAACCGAGAGCAGAGGAACCGGACCAAACCGAGCAGATCACGATCtccagaggaaaggaaaggtcgCAGTCGGTCTGCGGATTCGAAGCGAAACGCCCGGAGACGTGGACGGTCCGGCAGCGGAGActccagcagcagcggcggctcTGCTGGCCGACATCGGCCTCAACACAGAGACCATCCCGGCTCCAGGAGCGACCCGGAGAGACGAGGGGCACACCGTCCCACGACCAGATCAAGGGATCCATCCAG TTCTGATTCAGATGATCCTAAactggggaggaggaaggaaaatgAGAGCCGGAGAGAAGCtccaggggagaggagaagaggaaggtcTCCGTCCCCTTCTGAGTCCCGCGGGGGGAGcagcgacagagagaggaggagacggaggagcCCTGACAGAGGGAGTCCCatcagagatagagacagacagaggagggagagggacagagagagggagaggtggaggagcaacagcagagaccgggagagacagggagacgggGACAGAAGCCGAGACAGAAGGCAGGGGAGTGAGgacagggagcgagagaggagagagagaagcagcggGAGGGGCGAGGGGGACAGAAGGAGGCCTCTCTCCGGCTCGCCCGACTCCTCTGACAGCTCGGGCTCGGAGCGCGACAGCCGCGGAGGGTCGCCGGGGGGCAAAGGGTCCGGGCACGTagacaaggaggagaagaagaagcagaaagaCATGCTGAAAGCTCTGGAGACCCCCGAGGAGAAGAGGGCCAGAAGATTGGCCAAGAAAGAGgccaaggagaggaagaagagagagaagatgggcTGGAGTGAGGAGTACATGGGCTACACCAACGCAGACAACCCCTTTGGTGACAACAACTTGTTAGGCACGTTCAAGTGGCAGAAG gCGTTGGACAAGAAAGGCATCGGCCATCTTGGAGAGAAAGACCTCAAAGATAGGAACAAACGCATTCAGGAGGAGAATCGCAGAGAGCTGCAGAAG gtgaaaCAGCTGCGTctggagagggagcgagagaaggccatgagagagacggagctggagatgctgcagagagagaaggaggcggAGCATTTCAAGACCTGGGCTGAACAGGAAGACAACTTCCACCTGCATCAGGCCAAACTACG gtctaaGATTCGTATCCGTGACGGCCGTGCCAAGCCCATAGACCTGCTGGCTAAGTACATCAGTGCAGAAGATGACGATCTAGCCGTCGAGATGCACGAACCTTACACCTTCCTCAATGGGCTTACAGTCACCGACATGGATGATCTGCTGGAGGacattaag GTGTATATGGAGTTGGAGCAAGGGAAGAACGTGGACTTCTGGAGAGACATGACCACCATCACTGAGGACGAGATCAGTAAACTCAGAAAACTGGAGGCCTCAGGGAAAGGACCAG GTGATCGTCGCGAGGGCATCAACACGTCGGTGAGCACCGACGTCCAGATGGTGTTCAAAGGAAAGACGTACAGCCAGCTGCAGGCGCTGCACCTGAACATCGAGACCAAGATACGGGCCGGAGGATCCAACCTCGATATCGGCTACTGGGAGAGTCTGCTCCAGCAAGTCAGGGTCTACATGGCAAGAGCCAG gttgagagagagacatcaggACGTGCTGCGTCAGAAGCTGTTCAAGCTGAAACAGGAACAAGGAGTGGAGAGTGAGCCTCTGTTCCCCATCATCAAAGAGGAGCCGGAGGATGAGGAAGCTGA gacagagagagcgcgagaggcCGCTGCAGAAGAACCCGGCccgtcctcttcctcccccgCAACCAACGAgaacaaagaaacagaagaggagcaggatgaggaagagcGCCCGACCACATCTACGGCGGGACAGGCAAAGCAAGATGACGATGCAGAAGAAAAGGGTAGCgagaaggacgaggaggagaagggcGAGGTGGTGGAGGCGGTGCTGACGGAGGAGGATCTGATACAGCAGAGCCAGGCGGAGTACGACTCGGGCCGCTACAGTCCCACGCTGCTCACGTCCTCCGAGCTGCCGCTGGACACGCACACCATCACTCCAGaagaggacacacacaggctgcaccTGGCACGCAGACAGCTGCAGGTCACCG GTGATGCCAGTGAGAGCGCAGAAGACGCCTTTGTACGTCGCGCCAAAGAGGGCATGGGCAACGACGAGGCCCAGTTCAGCGTGGAGCTTCCCATCACAGGGAAGATGTACCTGTGGGCCGACAAATACCGGCCCAGGAAGCCCCGCTTCTTCAACAGGGTCCACACGGGCTTCGAGTGGAACAAGTACAACCAGACGCATTACGACTTCGACAACCCTCCGCCCAAGATTGTCCAGGGTTACAAGTTCAACATCTTCTACCCGGACCTGATCAACAAGCGCTCCACCCCGCAGTACTTCCTGGAGCCCAGTCCGGACAACAAGGACTTCGGGATTCTGCGGTTCCACGCCGGCCCTCCGTACGAGGACATTGCCTTCAAGATCGTAAACCGCGAGTGGGAGTATTCCCACCGCCACGGCTTCCGCTGTCAGTTCGCTAACGGGATCTTCCAGCTGTGGTTCCACTTCAAGAGGTACCGCTACAGGAGATAG
- the sema4e gene encoding semaphorin-4E produces MHPLLSLSLCWLLPLALMAEEDLQLDCVPRRTVPYHRDNGYLFREEGVSNYSIMLLREDLGLLVLGAREAIYALDLHNISNKNASVKWEATDTKKEQCENKGKNAETECKNYIRILHTMEDGRMYVCGTYAFDPECDYMSYANGKLTLEKTGEDGKGKCPFDPFQRYSFIMVGNDLYSATSMNFLGSEPVMMRSLSGDSSVSVRTEFKSSWLHEPTFVSMAQMPESENSGEGDDDKVYLFFSENAVECDCNKLVVSRVARVCKGDMGGQRTLQKKWTSFLKARVDCPVLESQMPYIIQDTFRWCEPQQHWKSCVFYAVFTPQSDTSDLSAVCAYRVSDISRVFSEGKYKNPVTVETSFVKWVMYTGDVPSPRPGACIDNEARKQGITQTLDLPDRTLQFIRDRPLMDQTILPINGRPLLVRRGAAFTRIIVNQVQAADGKKYHVMFIGTEEGTVLKAVNYDREMFIIEEVELFQPPEPIKVLRFSNVTGQLYAGSENGAVQMPLANCGRSLSCMDCVLARDPYCGWDNTIAKCIALSDAQRDLIQSVKQGLASRCPDSEPVKPVNMSIGLGCNLKLDCPPPSNLAKTSWQQDAAPLLPSTRLQLLKDGLLIFNALASDAGRYRCLSVEHSNSGKYTTTVAEYQVSLASGSGRGVGQTSLPEAQRDGPSVAGLQAAVGLLVVLLAALLAWNLYKGHLPLPWRCGDKSGARRGETQEPSEQRGHGSGVTHQDALRPASAEAKSLVSGADSGSSNNNHTGGPVAFNVAEETVAPVSLQYIDDESEI; encoded by the exons ATGCATCCTCTGCTGTCCCTGAGTCTCTGTTGGCTGCTCCCCCTGGCTCTGATGGCGGAGGAAGATTTACAGCTGGACTGCGTCCCTCGTAGGACCGTGCCCTATCACA GGGATAACGGTTACCTGTTTCGTGAGGAAGGAGTGTCAAACTATTCCATCATGCTGCTGAGAGAAGACTTGGGCCTGCTGGTGCTGGGCGCCAGGGAGGCCATCTACGCTCTGGACCTCCACAACATCTCCAACAAGAACGCTTCA gTGAAATGGGAAGCGACGGATACGAAAAAAGAGCAGTGTGAAAACAAAGGGAAAAATGCTGAG ACAGAGTGCAAGAACTATATAAGGATCCTGCATACGATGGAGGATGGCAGGATGTACGTGTGTGGAACCTATGCCTTTGATCCAGAGTGTGATTATATG TCGTATGCAAATGGAAAGCTGACTCttgagaagacaggagaggatggGAAAGGGAAGTGTCCATTTGATCCCTTCCAGAGATATTCCTTCATCATGGTTG GTAATGACCTGTACTCGGCCACTTCAATGAACTTCCTGGGCTCCGAGCCTGTCATGATGCGCTCTCTCTCAGGAGACAGCTCTGTCTCCGTCCGCACCGAGTTCAAGAGCTCCTGGCTGCACG AGCCCACCTTCGTCTCCATGGCCCAGATGCCAGAGAGCGAGAACAGCGGTGAGGGAGACGATGACAAAGTTTACCTGTTCTTCAGTGAGAACGCCGTGGAGTGCGACTGCAACAAACTGGTGGTCTCACGTGTGGCCCGCGTCTGCAAG GGGGACATGGGAGGTCAGAGGACCTTGCAGAAGAAGTGGACATCCTTCCTGAAGGCCAGGGTGGACTGTCCAGTGCTGGAGTCCCAGATGCCATACATCATCCAGGACACTTTCCGCTGGTGCGAGCCGCAGCAACACTGGAAGAGCTGCGTGTTCTACGCCGTCTTCACACCGCAGTC ggacACATCAGAcctgtctgcagtgtgtgcgTACCGTGTGTCCGACATCAGCAGGGTGTTTTCAGAGGGGAAGTACAAGAACCCAGTAACCGTGGAAACCTCTTTTGTCAAGTGGGTGATGTACACCGGAGATGTCCCCTCCCCTCGGCCCGGAGCT TGTATAGACAATGAGGCTCGTAAACAGGGCATCACTCAGACCCTGGACCTCCCAGACCGGACCCTTCAGTTTATTAGAGATCGGCCGCTCATGGACCAGACTATCCTGCCAATAAACGGGAGACCCCTACTGGTGCGGAGGGGAGCTGCATTCACACGCATCATCGTAAACCAAGTGCAGGCCGCGGATGGCAAGAAGTACCACGTGATGTTCATaggcacag AGGAAGGCACCGTGCTGAAAGCTGTGAACTACGATAGAGAGATGTTCATCATCGAGGAAGTGGAGCTCTTCCAGCCCCCAGAGCCAATCAAGGTCCTCCGATTCTCCAACGTCACG GGCCAGCTGTACGCAGGTTCAGAGAATGGAGCAGTGCAGATGCCGCTGGCCAACTGTGGAAGGTCTTTATCCTGTATGGACTGTGTTCTTGCCAGAGACCCGTACTGTGGCTGGGACAACACTATCGCTAAATGCATTGCCCTTTCTGATGCACAGAG AGACCTAATCCAGAGTGTGAAACAAGGACTTGCCTCTCGCTGCCCAGATTCTG AGCCTGTGAAGCCTGTGAATATGTCCATCGGGCTGGGTTGCAACCTGAAGCTTGATTGCCCCCCACCGTCCAACCTGGCAAAGACGAGCTGGCAGCAGGACGCTGCCCCACTGCTCCCCTCCACTCGCCTTCAGCTCCTAAAAGACGGACTGCTCATCTTCAATGCCTTGGCCTCTGATGCCGGTCGCTACCGCTGCCTGTCTGTGGAGCACTCCAACAGCGGCAAGTACACCACCACTGTGGCGGAGTACCAGGTCAGCTTAGCCTCAGGCTCCGGCAGGGGGGTGGGGCAAACATCTCTACCTGAGGCCCAGAGAGATGGCCCGTCTGTGGCTGGACTGCAGGCTGCAGTGGGGCTCCTGGTGGTTCTTCTTGCTGCCCTTCTGGCCTGGAACTTGTACAAAGGCCACCTGCCTCTGCCCTGGAGGTGCGGGGACAAGAGCGGAGCAAGACGAGGGGAGACCCAGGAGCCATCGGAGCAGAGGGGTCACGGCTCCGGTGTGACCCACCAAGATGCACTGAGGCCTGCGTCGGCAGAGGCTAAGTCCCTGGTGTCTGGAGCAGACAGCGGCAGTAGTAACAACAACCACACTGGTGGGCCGGTAGCGTTCAACGTTGCAGAGGAGACTGTTGCCCCAGTATCCCTGCAGTATATTGATGATGAGTCAGAAATTTGA
- the cdc34b gene encoding cell division cycle 34 homolog b has translation MAQHGPSHVASSQKALMLEMKSLQEEPVEGFKITLVDEADLYNWEVAIFGPPNTHYEGGYFKARIKFPIDYPYSPPAFRFLTKMWHPNIYENGDVCISILHPPVDDPQSGELPSERWNPTQNVRTILLSVISLLNEPNTFSPANVDASVMYRKWRDSKGKDREYAEIIRKQVLATKADAERDGVKVPTTLAEYCVRTRAPPPDEGSDLFYDDYYDDEDLEDEDGDCCYDEDDSGNEES, from the exons ATGGCGCAACACGGTCCTTCTCATGTAGCCAGTTCACAGAAAGCACTTATGCTCGAAATGAAGAGTCTTCAAGAAGAGCCCGTCGAGGGATTCAAAATAACACTAGTAGACGAGGCAGATTTGTACAACTGGGAAGTGGCTATTTTCGGACCCCCCAACACTCATTATGAAGGGGGATATTTTAAG GCTCGGATCAAGTTCCCTATTGACTATCCATACTCCCCACCTGCCTTCCGTTTCCTCACTAAGATGTGGCACCCCAACATCTACGAG AATGGAGATGTGTGTATCTCCATACTCCACCCTCCGGTGGACGACCCCCAGAGCGGAGAGCTGCCTTCAGAGAGATGGAATCCCACCCAGAATGTCAG gacCATCTTGCTGAGTGTGATCTCGCTGCTGAACGAGCCCAACACATTCTCTCCTGCCAATGTGGATGCCTCCGTCATGTACCGTAAATGGAGGGACAGCAAGGGCAAGGACCGGGAATATGCAGAGATCATCAG GAAACAGGTGTTGGCCACCAAGGCAGACGCTGAGCGCGACGGTGTGAAGGTGCCCACCACCCTGGCCGAGTACTGCGTCCGCACCCGCGCCCCGCCCCCCGACGAAGGCTCCGACCTCTTCTACGACGACTACTATGACGACGAGGACCTGGAGGACGAGGACGGCGACTGCTGCTACGACGAAGACGACTCGGGCAACGAAGAGTCATGA